aaaaatgtagAAAGAGATAGATGCGGTTAGGTAAATGGATGAGCGAGAGAGATTGTCtgaagaatgatttggagatgccggccttgggctggggtgtacaaagttaaaaatcacacaacaccacattaaagtccaacagctttaattggaagcacactcgctttcagagacatccatctgatgaaggagcggcgctccgaaagcgagtgtgcttccaattaaacctgttggactataacctggtgttgtgtgatttttaactttgtctgaaGTACATATTTGTAACAGAATTAACAAGTATTGATGGATTCTCCTCTGAACAACGTCCTCTTTTTCGATGTAAAACATACTCCGTTGTTTGTAAATCGGCGGGCTTTTCATATGGGAGAGAAAATTGTTGATGATTTGACGCTGGCTTCGAGAGAAGGGAACGTGCCctttctcctccctgtctctTGGGAGTACATTAAACACTAGTgaatcttttttttctgtttgctgCTATTTGCTCAAGTTACTCTCTAATATTTGATTTTTAGAgagtacaagcaggacgggttgcacctgaaccagaagggcaccaatatcctgggaggtaggtttgccaGCACTCTTCGGgggatgggtttaaactaatttggcgggggatgggatccggacttgtagtccagcaagtaggttagctgtttttcaggatgttcaAGAATgcagggaggctgtggagaaggtagcactgacaaggaatacttgcggacacagaaaTGGGCTCAAGTGTacatacttcaacgcaaggagtatcagaaataaggtgggtgaacttaaggtatggatcggtacttgggactacgatgttgtggccatcacggaaacgtggatagaagagggacaagaatggttgttggaggttcctggttacagatgtttcagtaagattgggggagggggggttggtgttgctaattagaaatggtacaacggctgcagaaaggcagttcgagggggatctgcctttggaagtagtatgggctgaagtccataggaaaggagcagtcaccttgttgggtgtttactataggccccccaatagcagcagagatgtggagaaacagattggaaaacagattttggaaaggtgcagaagccacagggtagtagacatgggcgatttcaatttcccaaatattgattggaagctctttagatcaagtattTTGGacgggcggtgtttgtgcagtgtgtccaggaagcttatctaactcagtatgtagattgtccgaccagaggggagaccatattggatttggtacttagTAACgaacaagtgatgggcttgttagtgggtgagcattttggtgatagtgaccacaattctgtgactttcaccttggctctggagagagataggtgtgtgCAATAGGGCacgttttacaattgggggaagggtaaatacgatgctgcaagacaggatctgaggagcataagttggaagcataggctgtcagggaaggatgtcgttgaaatgtggaacattttcaaggaacagatacgacgtgtccttgatgtatatgtacctgtcaggcaggaaagagatggtcatgtgagggaaccttggttgacgagggaggttgaatgtcttgtaaggacgaagaaagaggcttacataaggttgaggaaacaaggttcagacaaagcattggagggatacaggatagccaggagggagctgaagaaagggattaggaaagctaagagagggcatgaaaaatctttggcggataggatcaaggataaccctaAGGCTAATGTGTATGTgtgaaacatgagaatgacgagaacgtgggtaggtccgatcaagcacagtagtgggagactgtgtgttgagttggaagagataggagaggtcttgaatgagtacttttcttcagtatttacaaatgaaagggatcatattgttgaagaggagagtatgaaacggactggtgagctagaggagatacttgttaggaaggaagatgcgttgggcattttgaaaaacttgaggatagacaagtcccccaggcctggtgggatatatcctaggattatgtgggaaacaagagaggaaattgcagaactgttggcaatgatcttttcgtcttcactgtcaatgggggtggtgccaggggactggagagtggtgaatgttgtgcccctgttcaaaaaaagggattagggataaccccgggaattacaggccaattagtcttacttcggtggtaggcaaagtaatggaaagggtactgagggataggatttatgagtatctggaaagacactgcttgattagggacaaccaacacggatttgtgaggggtaggtattgccttacaagtcttattgaattatttgaggaggtgaccaagcatgtggatgagggtagagcagtggatgtagtgtacatggattttagtaaggcatttgataaggttccccatggtaggcttatgcggaaagtcaggaggtatgggatagtgggaagtttggccagttggatagagaactggctaactggtcgaagtcagagagtggtggtagatggtaaatattcagcctggagcccagttacaagtggagctccgcagggatcggttctgggtcctctgtttttgtaatttttatcaatgacttggaagagAGAGTCGAAGGGtgtgtcagtaaatttgcagacaatacgaagattggtggagttatggaaagtgaagagggctgttgtcggctgcaaagggccTTTGATGTGATGCAGAGCtggggtgaggagtggcagatggaattcaaccctgtcaaatgtgaggttgtccattttggaaggacaaataagtatgcagaatacatggttaacagtagggttcttagtaaggtggaggagcagagggatctagggGTCTATGTTCATTGGAATGGTgaaagatgaggggtgacttgatagaggtctataagatgatcaggggaatagatagagtagacagagatTTTTCCCACGGTTACAACAaactgttacaaggggacataaatttaaggtgaagggtggaaggtatagggaggatatcagaggtaggttttttacccagagagtggtgggggcatggaatgcgctgcctgtagTAGTGGCAGAATCGGAATCAGGTgatctttaagcggcaattggatgggtacatggataggtgcttaagctaggacatatgttcggcacaacatcgtgggccgaagggcctgttctgtgctgtattgttctatgttctattccaggAGCTACAAGCCCCGGTTGGGATGTGAGCCCTGATTGTCAACCCCGGAAAACAAATCCACGGATAGATACATTACACACTGATTTTTCAATTTCGAAAACTCCACGCGGGTTCTGTTGGGTGGTAATGATGATTGAATGATGTAAATGAGATTTTCTGCTGTCAGCTGGAAGCTTTGAAAATGACCCAAGATCAAATCAGATTAGTTGCCGGACTGTAATAGTTAATGTGGGCCTTTTGCAATAAGGGAACACGATATTAAAATAATATCTAAGAGCGGTGTTCGTTATCAAAGCGCTCATGGCAAAGAACGTTCATGAAATCCTGACAGGGCTGAATGAGggcattcggtccattgagtctgaGCCTACCCTTCGAAGAGAATCTCGAATCGTTTAAATAGGACTCAGTACCTAAAGAAAGATTATGTGAATTGGACTTTTATAGTCGTTAATTTGCTTTTCGATTAAGTACGAATGTGTCGTGTTCTGTAAAACGGCCATCTCTGATCTATATCACGgcgagattttcaaatgtgaaaGAAAACCGTTGATGATTTGGCGCCATTTTTTCCCGCCCTGCTTTCTTAGAAATAGTTACAGCTGGTAGGAACACCAAGGGAGACAATGAGGGGAGAGATTTCATTTGGAATTAACACTCCCGTACCTAATATATTGTGTAACAATTGCATAACATTCATGGTCATGTACTAATCACCGTCGCTGAAAGCCGTGTGTCTTGCGACTAACTCGGCTGGATTCAAAATATATATAACAACAGAATTGATTCAGTGCAGCGAGAACAAATTACTGTCATGCTATCAGGTTTCCAACTCTCTCTGGATGGTTTAGTGGCTCTAAAAAGAGCcgttgtgtttctctctctcgggGTGAATGTGCAGGGCCGGCCAGGCTCCGTTTAGGCGCGCTCCCCGCGGATCCGGCGGGCCAGCTGGATGTCTTTGGGCATGATGGTGACCCGCTTGGCGTGGATGGCGCACAGGTTGGTGTCCTCAAACAGCCCCACCAGGTAAGCCTCGCTGGCCTCCTGCAGGGCCATCACAGCCGAGCTCTGGAAGCGCAAGTCGGTCTTGAAGTCCTGAGCGATCTCTCGCACCAGGCGCTGGAAGGGCAGTTTGCGGATCAGCAGCTCGGTGGATTTCTGGTAGCGGCGGATCTCCCGCAGAGCCACCGTGCCGGGCCTGTAACGATGAGGCTTCTTCACTCCGCCCGTGGCCGGAGCGCTCTTGCGGGCCGCTTTGGTCGCCAGCTGCTTGCGGGGAGCTTTCCCTCCGGTGGATTTGCGCGCTGTCTGCTTGGTTCTGGCCATTCTCTTCAACTCCCTGTAACACACAGGCTGCTGTCAATGCTGAAACTGCTGCGGTGCTGCCTGTTTAAGGGAATGGAGAGCCCGCCCTAGAGCTGGGATTGGAtacagccctgtccctcagcccaaaGAGAAACAGCTCCGGAAGGGACAGGAAAGGCAGGAAAAGAATTGTTAGAGGCTGATTGGATAACGTGAAATGACAGTTGGTCAGTTTGAAAATGCCCGCCGAATTTCACAAACACTGAAATTAAATTAAACATCCAAACGCAAAACACCATCCGTCTAAGataaaatgtaatattttatagTAATTCTTTTAAACCTAGTTAGCAGTCAGCGCGGACAGGAGGCGGGATCATTGCCTGATCTGTCTGTAACAGGCGGGAGGAAAGGCGGGGTTTAAAATAGCCCAGACAAACTGAACAACCGAACTTGTACCGGCTTTGAATCAATCTAAACAACCCCGCCAATTTAAACATCTTAAAAGCTAATATAGTGGACACGACAAAAGGACAGAATCtcactttattttttttattaGCCCCAGATTGTAATTCGCCCGAAGACAATGTGgaattgctgcctgaactgtctGTAACAGGCAGATGGAAGGAACACGCCATGAAAACATGCGCAGCGTCCCAGAATCAAAACTGAACAAAGTAACATTCCTGAACGGGTCAGTGAAATACAAACACTACAATATGCCACATTCGTGACTCGGTAGAGTTATAAATCGCGAAGTGAAATAACCAGATGGAGATCAATAAACCTTCCCTATGTGATACCTTCCCCATTCACAGGTCTCCACTTTCGTAAAGCATAGCACGAGTGTGTATTTGAGCGATTCAGATTAATTAATATCCAAGGTAAGTCTGCGCTCGGCGCCGGGACGGGGATCATCGGATCCGGGCTCAGCTTTTTCCTGAGAGATGTGGGTGGCTCTGATAAGAGCCTTTGGGTCCGGGTGGTTATATATTACACCGACTGTATTGCTGCTGTCTTGGTCACTTTCGCCTTGGGCTTGGCCTTGCTTTGAGCCGGTTTGCTGAGGGGTTTGGGGGCTTTCGGGGCCTTGATCTTTTTCACCTTCTTCACAAGAGTCCGTTTCTTTGGCGCTGCTTTGCTCACCGTTTTCTTTGGCGGTGCCGTCTTCTTGCCGCTCGCTTTCTCGGCTGGGGATTTCTTGACTGTCGCTTTCTTGGCCTGGGATTTCTTGGCTGTCGCTTTCTTGGCCGGGGATTTCTTCACGGCCGGTTTCTTGGCGGCCGCTGATGTTCCCGCCTTCTTTCCCGCTTTTGCCTTGACTGGATTCTTTGGGAGTTTGAAGGAGCATGACCAGAACAAGGGAGCCGTTCGCCAGGCATCTCCTGATACTCATCTTAATCTGTACCTTTCGCTTCTCCACATCGATCCCGCTTCTCTCCAGCGCCTTCTTTATAGCAGACGTCGCTTTGCGATCATTGCTATCCCCGACAACCCTCAGAATTAGCTCTCCCAACCCGGGACCGGGTGGTTTTTTCTTGGGAGCCGTCGCTTCTTCTTGGGAGCCTTGGCTTTGGTGGGAGCGGAGGCTGGAGGAGCAGTTTCGGCGGCTGCACTGTCGCTCATGTTGAGAACTCTGCGCTgaatctctctctgggtcagtctGAACTGGGTCAGCAATGAAGCTGCTGGCGGCGGCACTGAGCAACTTCAAGGTAGCGAGCGGACGGCGCAGGCACATCCTGCTGTCAGCTCCCTGCTCCTGCTGTCTGTGTTTCTCTAACGGTCTAAACTCTCCGATTCCTCTGAAATTCCGCATCTCCAGAGAGCCTGGCTCGATCGCTCCTCACCCTGACAGGGGAAGCTTTACGGACGAAAAGTTTTCACTCGGATACACGGCTCCTGATGGCGCTCTCTGAGCTGAGCGGCGACATTCGCTACATTTAGACCGAAACCTTGAAACCACCAAATATATTGCCTTGAATTCTACTTTTGAGGTTTAGAAGGGGAGCAGGGGGATAACCTGAATTGAAAATATTTTTGAGTTTCGTAAGAGAGACTTAGAAATATCATAATATTAgcggacacacaaacacagttacaatagacaataggtgcaggagtaggccattctgcccttcaagcctgcatcaccattcaatatgatcatggctgatcatccttaatcagtatcctgttcctgccttatctccataacccttgattccactatccttgagagctctatccaactctttcttcaatgaatcccgagactgggcctccaccctctggggcagagcattccacacagccaccactctctgggtgaagaagttactcctcatctctgacctaaatggtctaccccgtatttttaagctgggtcctctggttcggcactcacccatcagcggaaacatgtttcctgcctccagagttgGACTAACCGACCGCCCTTTCCCTACAGTCTCTCTGACACAATATTCAcattcacacagtcacacgccaGAAATATCACCAAATGTAAATGTGGAAGAATAGAATTTGTCCACCTTTCAGCCTTTGCTGCGGTGCTCAGGGACTTAATTGTAGTTTTTCTCCTTAGTAACTGTTACACTCTCATCAGCTTTACTGTTTACATCCTCAAAGATGGCCAATCGGTTTCTCAAGCTTAGAGGACAGAACAGTATGCACTTGTACAGGCCCTTCATGCTGACTCTATCAGATTCTGATTACTGTTCTGTCAAATACTTCACAATTGAagctttcattttattttttcccTGCAGGCTGACTGGACTATAGTTCCCAATTATATACCTACCTCCCTTTTCCATTGGATTGCTAACACTGGCTAGCCCCCAATCTGTAAATTATTGCAGAGCCCATAGAATCTTGGAACATGACCACCACTGCATCCACTATTACTTAGTCCACTACATTAAATAGTCTGGGACATAGATGATCAAGGCCTGGTGTTTCACAACATTCAATCCTATCCATTGTCCCACCATCATTTCCCTAATAATACTGATTGgttcagtttctccctctcaatAAACTCCGTAACATTACTACTGTGTTAGTAGTGTGAACATTT
This sequence is a window from Hemiscyllium ocellatum isolate sHemOce1 chromosome 49, sHemOce1.pat.X.cur, whole genome shotgun sequence. Protein-coding genes within it:
- the LOC132837315 gene encoding histone H3-like yields the protein MAKDISLLCKGLRKGGAKRHSKVLRDNIQGITKPAIRRLARRGGVKRISGLIYEETRGVLKVFLENVIRDAVTYTEHVKRKTVTAMDVVYALKRQGRTLYESLHIRSGKSIMARTKQTARKSTGGKAPRKQLATKAARKSAPATGGVKKPHRYRPGTVALREIRRYQKSTELLIRKLPFQRLVREIAQDFKTDLRFQSSAVMALQEASEAYLVGLFEDTNLCAIHAKRVTIMPKDIQLARRIRGERA